A single window of Oreochromis aureus strain Israel breed Guangdong linkage group 5, ZZ_aureus, whole genome shotgun sequence DNA harbors:
- the si:ch211-117k10.3 gene encoding Krueppel-like factor 15, giving the protein MVSLSSRMLSLENDLFRDSSSLFSLDLGDGDRSQGGSSASCNSPEAREVEVLHSSSPGEDEEDEEEEEDEDGEKHLHIFLGELGEGEAASQEPKLPEFSFHPCSPFSPTLEDIEEFLREKMEIVKDGMVVPKEEASPQPCSSADPPPDSAPPVASSETINDPKTDASQCTSSSDATQGGRNSPIPADPSCAQVNPSPPTLSSPVLLGAPLVLQLQPLPLAQAQNPAGSPPGAQSGILLTHVVMGLQGATGQNVTLLAPQVPSTHTTLLSLNSGDNKSTDQKYVKIAPLPITMRTLEITGLTGVGGHGGGVLKAMAPRMTRVPPTERVHKCSHPGCGKMYTKSSHLKAHFRRHTGEKPYTCSWPECGWRFSRSDELSRHRRSHSGVKPYECSLCEKKFARSDHLSKHTKVHRSSRPSRIIRATV; this is encoded by the exons ATGGTGTCTCTCAGCAGCAGAATGCTGAGTTTGGAGAATGACCTGTTCAGGGACAGCAGCAGCCTCTTCTCCCTTGACCTCGGGGACGGAGACCGCAGCCAGGGGGGCAGTTCGGCCTCCTGCAACAGTCCAGAAGCCAGGGAAGTGGAGGTTCTGCACAGCTCCAGCCCAGGAGAGGAtgaggaagatgaagaagaggaggaggatgaagatggaGAAAAGCATCTCCATATTTTCTTGGGAGAACTGGGAGAAGGGGAAGCTGCCAGTCAGGAGCCTAAGCTGCCTGAATTCTCGTTCCACCCCTGTTCCCCTTTCTCCCCAACCTTGGAGGACATCGAAGAGTTTTTGAGGGAAAAGATGGAAATAGTCAAAGACGGGATGGTTGTTCCAAAGGAGGAGGCCTCCCCTCAACCATGCAGCTCCGCTGACCCTCCACCTGACTCCGCTCCCCCGGTTGCTTCCTCAGAGACTATCAATGATCCAAAGACTGATGCCTCCCAATGCACGTCTAGCTCAGATGCCACTCAAGGCGGGAGAAATAGCCCCATTCCAGCTGACCCTTCTTGTGCCCAAGTTAACCCCTCACCACCCACCTTGTCCTCACCGGTGCTCCTGGGTGCTCCTTTGGTGCTCCAACTCCAGCCTCTTCCGTTGGCCCAGGCCCAGAATCCAGCAGGCTCTCCTCCGGGGGCCCAAAGTGGGATTTTGCTCACCCATGTGGTCATGGGGCTTCAAGGTGCTACAGGACAAAATGTAACCCTGCTGGCTCCCCAGGTGCCCTCCACGCACACCACTCTGTTATCACTAAACAGTGGTGATAACAAGTCAACTGACCAGAAGTATGTAAAGATCGCCCCTCTGCCAATCACTATGAGGACTCTGGAAATCACAGGCTTGACTGGGGTCGGGGGCCATGGAGGTGGTGTGCTAAAAGCAATGGCTCCTCGAATGACGAGGGTGCCACCTACTGAAAGGGTCCACAAGTGCTCCCACCCAGGCTGTGGGAAGATGTACACCAAAAGCAGCCACCTgaaagctcatttccgccgtcacacaggagagaaaccctACACGTGTAGCTGGCCCGAGTGTGGATGGAG GTTCTCCCGCTCTGACGAACTGTCTCGTCACCGCCGCTCTCACTCGGGCGTCAAGCCTTACGAGTGCTCACTGTGTGAGAAGAAGTTTGCCCGCAGCGACCACCTCTCCAAACACACTAAGGTCCACCGCAGCTCCAGGCCCAGCAGGATTATCAGAGCCACCGTGTGA
- the LOC116312752 gene encoding solute carrier family 45 member 3 — MVVKKWFQCQMWKLLLVNTLSCGLEVCMAAGTVYIPPLLLQAGMEERYMTMMLAVTPVLGLIFIPMIGSASDSWRGRFGRRRPFIWILSLGVLLGLQIIPQARRLTLLISPQHPHWVQAGVQAAAVCLVEFCAQACLTLLLALLSDLFPEEEENRKAFSVNSLMTSLGGCLGFLLPAVDWSQVPIAAYLGGQEAFVYTLLTLLFFSCLLSTTCIREEAGVRGERKILVHPPLKSLRSRCCPFPFLPRPRCLRDVLCRCASESLSMLHHLYAVCIHVPQVIWRLFVAEVCSWMALMSVMLFFADFMGEGLYQGVPGADPKSQERKHYDEGVRMASLALFLQCAVSVLCSTLMDRWVALLGAKVVYISGVALLLLATTVMSVSDSVMMVTVMAAVTGYTLCVLQVLPYTLLCLYHSDRQIFFKSSRPRPLERTESNDSTLTKPVPSCGPPAKHQAVGLILPVAEPSVESPHLSLLVAGGDRAEADSTQVSNRGMGFDMAILEGAYLLSQVLPAMCLGSIVQLTNSVRAYMACACCFSLLALLFARRVVYSHADLQC, encoded by the exons ATGGTTGTGAAAAAGTGGTTTCAGTGTCAGATGTGGAAGTTGTTGCTAGTGAACACTTTATCATGTGGCCTGGAGGTGTGCATGGCTGCAGGGACTGTCTACATCCCACCTCTACTGCTGCAGGCCGGCATGGAGGAACGCTACATGACTATGATGCTTG CTGTGACTCCAGTTTTGGGCTTGATCTTTATACCCATGATTGGCTCAGCTAGTGATTCTTGGAGAGGGCGCTTCGGTCGACGCAGGCCCTTTATCTGGATCCTGAGCCTGGGAGTTTTGCTAGGCCTGCAAATCATTCCCCAAGCCAGGCGGCTGACTCTACTGATTTCACCACAGCACCCTCACTGGGTGCAAGCTGGCGTGCAGGCTGCAGCTGTGTGTCTTGTCGAGTTCTGTGCACAG GCCTGTCTCACCCTACTGCTTgccctgctgtcagacctgttCCCCGAGGAGGAAGAAAACCGAAAAGCATTCTCAGTTAATTCCCTGATGACAAGCCTGGGGGGATGCTTGGG gTTTTTGCTTCCTGCCGTGGACTGGAGCCAGGTGCCCATAGCAGCATATTTGGGAGGGCAGGAGGCCTTTGTTTACACCCTGCTCACCCTCCTATTTTTCAGCTGCCTCCTCTCCACAACCTGCATCAGGGAGGAAGCAGGAGtcagaggagagaggaagatTCTTGTTCATCCCCCTTTAAAAAGTTTGAGGAGCAGATGCTGCCCGTTCCCCTTCCTACCTCGGCCTCGTTGTTTACGTGATGTGCTGTGTCGATGTGCATCAGAGAGTCTTTCAATGCTGCATCATTTGTATGCGGTGTGCATACATGTGCCACAGGTCATATGGAGACTTTTTGTGGCAGAGGTGTGTAGTTGGATGGCACTGATGAGTGTTATGCTCTTCTTCGCTGACTTTATGGGGGAGGGATTGTACCAGGGAGTGCCGGGTGCAGATCCAAAATCACAGGAAAGGAAACACTATGATGAAG GTGTGCGCATGGCCAGTCTGGCTCTCTTCCTGCAGTGTGCCGTGTCGGTGCTGTGCTCTACGCTAATGGACCGCTGGGTGGCTCTGCTGGGAGCCAAAGTGGTATACATTAGTGGGGTGGCTCTTCTGCTGTTGGCCACCACCGTCATGAGTGTCTCAGACAGTGTGATGATGGTCACTGTCATGGCTGCTGTGACGGGGTACACACTCTGTGTCCTGCAGGTGCTGCCATACACACTGCTGTGTCTCTATCACTCAGACAGACAG ATTTTCTTCAAGTCATCCAGACCCAGACCTCTTGAGCGGACTGAAAGTAATGACTCAACACTTACTAAGCCTGTTCCCTCATGTGGTCCACCTGCTAAGCACCAAGCAGTGGGGCTGATACTTCCTGTGGCAGAGCCCTCGGTTGAGTCGCCACATCTATCACTTTTGGTGGCTGGAGGTGATAGAGCTGAAGCAGATTCCACACAAGTCTCAAACAGAGGGATGGGCTTTGACATGGCAATACTGGAAGGCGCGTACCTTCTCTCCCAG GTGCTGCCAGCCATGTGCCTCGGTTCCATAGTGCAGCTGACTAACAGCGTGAGGGCGTACATGGCCTGCGCCTGCTGCTTCAGCCTGCTGGCTTTGCTCTTTGCCAGAAGAGTTGTCTACAGCCATGCTGACCTCCAGTGTTGA